Proteins from a genomic interval of Arvicola amphibius chromosome 14, mArvAmp1.2, whole genome shotgun sequence:
- the Cttnbp2nl gene encoding CTTNBP2 N-terminal-like protein: MNLEKLSKPELLTLFSILEGELEARDLVIEALKAQHRDTFIEERYGKYNISDPLMALQRDFETLKEKNDSEKQPVCTNPLSILKVVMKQCKNMQERMLSQLAAAESRHRKVILDLEEERQRHAQDTAEGDDVTYMLEKERERLTQQLEFEKSQVKKFEKEQKKLSSQLEEERSRHKQLSSMLVLECKKATSKAAEEGQKAGELSLKLEKERSRASKLEEELAAERKRGLQTEAQVEKQLSEFDIEREQLRAKLNREVNRTRALKDEIEDLKKLVRDLEAAQQRSGTSEQCRGPATASRGTATEPPLLVSVFCQTESVQMERSHGSVLTKLTDAALPGPSPPAHSYAKVNGHCDPEIQTTRDLTSGSSTENQGPPREKSVVSAQEKLVENGGCPVGAETLVTMPSHLPSSGSSLSPSSTASSSLTSSPCSSPVLTKRLLGSSVSSPGYQSSYQVGINQRFHAARHKFQSQADQDQQASGLQSPPSRDLSPTLLDNSAAKQLARNTVTQVLSRFTNQGPIKPVSPNSSPFGTDYRNLASTANPRGDASHSPTPGKVSSPLSPLSPGIKSPTIPRAERGNPPPIPPKKPGLTPSQSAATPMTKTHSQASSLTTTEDLASNCSPNAVVANGKDVEILVPTSS; encoded by the exons GCCCAACACAGAGATACTTTCATTGAAGAACGCTATGGAAAATATAACATCAGTGACCCACTAATGGCTCTTCAGAGAGATTTTGAaacactaaaggaaaaaaatgatagtGAGAAGCAGCCAGTGTGCACAAACCCCCTCTCTATCCTTAAGGTGGTGATGAAGCAATGTAAGAACATGCAGGAGCGCATGCTGTCCCAGCTGGCTGCTGCCGAGAGCAGGCACCGAAAG GTGATCCTTGACCttgaagaagagaggcagaggcatgcgcaGGACACCGCAGAAGGAGATGATGTCACCTACAtgctggagaaagagagggagaggctgACGCAACAG ttggaATTCGAAAAGTCCCAAgtgaaaaaatttgaaaaagaacaaaaaaagctGTCTAGTCAGTTGGAAGAGGAGCGCTCCCGCcacaagcagctctcctccatgctGGTGCTTGAGTGTAAGAAGGCCACCAGCAAGGCAGCTGAGGAGGGGCAGAAGGCCGGAGAGCTGAGCCTCAaactggagaaggagaggagccGGGCGAGTAAGCTGGAGGAAGAACTGGCGGCTGAGAGGAAACGGGGCCTGCAGACGGAGGCCCAGGTGGAGAAGCAGTTGTCTGAGTTTGATATCGAGAGGGAGCAGTTGAGAGCCAAACTGAATCGAGAGGTGAACCGGACCAGAGCCCTGAAAGACGAGATTGAAGACTTAAAGAAGCTTGTGAGGGACCTGGAGGCCGCCCAGCAGCGCAGTGGCACCAGTGAGCAGTGCAGAGGGCCAGCGACTGCATCCAGGGGCACAGCCACAGAGCCCCCGCTGCTAGTGTCTGTGTTCTGCCAAACAGAGAGTGTTCAGATGGAGAGAAGCCACGGGAGCGTCCTAACCAAGCTGACAGACGCTGCTCTTCCTGGTCCCTCCCCTCCTGCGCACTCCTACGCGAAAGTCAATGGCCACTGTGACCCGGAAATACAAACTACCAGGGACTTGACCTCAGGCAGCAGCACAGAAAACCAAGGGCCTCCACGGGAGAAATCTGTGGTCTCCGCCCAGGAGAAGCTGGTGGAGAATGGCGGGTGTCCTGTCGGAGCTGAGACTCTGGTCACAATGCCAAGTCACCTCCCTTCCAGTGGCAGCTCACTGTCTCCCAGCAGCACCGCCTCCTCCTCCCTGacctcctctccctgctcttcgCCAGTTCTAACCAAGCGTCTCTTGGGGTCGTCGGTCAGCAGCCCCGGCTACCAGTCTTCCTACCAAGTAGGAATCAACCAGCGGTTCCACGCAGCTCGGCACAAGTTTCAGTCCCAAGCAGACCAAGATCAACAGGCCAGTGGTCTGCAGAGCCCTCCATCCAGGGACCTGTCCCCTACCCTTTTAGACAACTCTGCTGCCAAGCAGCTGGCCCGAAACACGGTCACACAGGTGCTGTCCAGATTCACTAACCAGGGGCCAATCAAGCCAGTCTCTCCCAACAGCTCTCCCTTCGGTACAGACTACCGGAACTTGGCCAGCACTGCCAACCCAAGAGGTGATGCTAGCCATTCACCTACTCCAGGGAAAGTATCCAGCCCTCTGAGCcccctgtctccaggaatcaAGTCCCCAACCATCCCAAGAGCCGAGAGAGGAAACCCTCCACCAATCCCACCCAAAAAGCCTGGCCTCACCCCATCCCAATCTGCTGCCACTCCCATGACCAAAACTCATTCCCAGGCGTCCTCCTTGACCACCACAGAAGACCTTGCCAGCAACTGCTCTCCCAATGCCGTGGTGGCCAACGGCAAGGACGTTGAGATACTTGTGCCTACCAGCAGCTAG